In Saccharothrix syringae, the following are encoded in one genomic region:
- the metK gene encoding methionine adenosyltransferase — protein sequence MSQHTSRLFTSESVTEGHPDKICDAISDSILDALLAKDPRSRVAVETLVTTGQVHVAGEVTTEAYADIPSIVRDKILEIGYDSSAKGFDGHSCGVNVAIGAQSPDIAQGVDSALEERVEGAADDIDKQGAGDQGLMFGYACTDTPELMPLPIALAHRLARRLTAVRKDGTVPYLRPDGKTQVTIEYAGDQPVRLDTVVVSSQHADGIDLEKLLGVDVREHVVTPEVEGLNLDTSDFRLLVNPTGRFVIGGPMGDAGLTGRKIIVDTYGGMARHGGGAFSGKDPSKVDRSAAYAMRWVAKNAVAAGLATRIEVQVAYAIGKAAPVGLFVETFGTETVDPQKIQQAITEVFDLRPAAIIRDLDLLRPIYAPTAAYGHFGRTDVELPWENTDRAVDLRSAAGA from the coding sequence GTGAGCCAGCACACCAGCAGGCTGTTCACCAGCGAGTCGGTGACCGAGGGGCACCCCGACAAGATCTGCGACGCGATCAGCGACTCGATCCTGGACGCGCTGCTGGCCAAGGACCCGCGCTCGCGCGTGGCGGTGGAGACGCTGGTCACCACCGGCCAGGTCCACGTCGCCGGCGAGGTGACCACCGAGGCGTACGCCGACATCCCCTCGATCGTGCGGGACAAGATCCTGGAGATCGGCTACGACTCGTCGGCCAAGGGCTTCGACGGCCACTCGTGCGGCGTGAACGTGGCCATCGGCGCGCAGTCCCCCGACATCGCGCAGGGCGTGGACAGCGCCCTGGAGGAGCGGGTCGAGGGCGCCGCCGACGACATCGACAAGCAGGGCGCGGGCGACCAGGGCCTGATGTTCGGCTACGCGTGCACCGACACCCCCGAGCTGATGCCGCTGCCGATCGCCCTGGCCCACCGCCTGGCGCGGCGGCTGACCGCGGTGCGCAAGGACGGCACCGTGCCCTACCTGCGGCCGGACGGCAAGACCCAGGTGACCATCGAGTACGCGGGCGACCAGCCGGTGCGCCTGGACACCGTGGTGGTGTCCAGCCAGCACGCCGACGGCATCGACCTGGAGAAGCTGCTGGGCGTGGACGTCCGGGAGCACGTGGTGACCCCCGAGGTCGAGGGGCTGAACCTGGACACCTCCGACTTCCGGCTGCTGGTCAACCCGACCGGCCGGTTCGTCATCGGCGGCCCGATGGGCGACGCCGGCCTGACCGGTCGCAAGATCATCGTGGACACCTACGGCGGCATGGCGCGGCACGGCGGTGGCGCGTTCTCCGGCAAGGACCCGTCGAAGGTGGACCGGTCGGCCGCGTACGCGATGCGCTGGGTGGCGAAGAACGCGGTCGCCGCGGGCCTGGCCACGCGGATCGAGGTCCAGGTGGCCTACGCGATCGGCAAGGCCGCGCCGGTGGGCCTGTTCGTGGAGACCTTCGGCACCGAGACGGTGGACCCGCAGAAGATCCAGCAGGCCATCACCGAGGTGTTCGACCTGCGCCCGGCCGCCATCATCCGCGACCTGGACCTGCTGCGCCCGATCTACGCGCCGACCGCCGCCTACGGCCACTTCGGCCGCACCGACGTCGAGCTGCCGTGGGAGAACACGGACCGCGCGGTGGACCTGCGCTCCGCCGCGGGCGCCTGA
- the rpoZ gene encoding DNA-directed RNA polymerase subunit omega, producing the protein MTTHTELGPLSGSPEGITNPPIDDLLEQVSSKYALVIYAAKRARQINDYYAQLGEGLLEYVGPLVEPGPREKPLSIALREIHAGLLEHTEGE; encoded by the coding sequence GTGACCACGCACACCGAGCTGGGCCCGCTGTCGGGTTCCCCGGAGGGCATCACCAACCCGCCGATCGACGACCTGCTGGAGCAGGTCAGCTCGAAGTACGCGCTGGTGATCTACGCGGCCAAGCGGGCGCGCCAGATCAACGACTACTACGCCCAGCTCGGCGAGGGCCTGCTGGAGTACGTCGGCCCGCTGGTCGAGCCGGGCCCGCGCGAGAAGCCGCTGTCGATCGCGCTCCGGGAGATCCACGCGGGTCTCCTCGAGCACACCGAGGGCGAGTGA
- a CDS encoding primosomal protein N' — MAGKAGTRRGERVPAASLPVARVCVDVPLAHLDRPFDYQVSTEQDADAVPGCRVRVRFAGQLVDGYLLERAESSEYGRKLTFLDRVVSPEPVLSPEVAELARAVADRYAGSLIDVLRMAIPPRHARVEAKPSPEPAPVPVAPSDEGWARYPLGPRLLDALRSGRAARAVWQALPAEDWPARLAEAVASVASTGKGALVVVPDHRDLARLHEACAALVGEAGVVTLSADLGPSERYKRWLAVRRGSVRVVLGTRGASFAPVHDLGLVAVWDDGDDLHAEPRMPYPNVRDVLVQRSHLTGASFLVGGFARTAEAQLLVDSGWAHEVVAARDTLRSVAPRVAAVGDNDWQEVKDPAARSARLPSIAFDAARAALSADTPVLIQVPRRGYVPALACGQCRAPARCRRCAGPLALPGGTQDGAPRPAYCRWCGATEAAYRCPNCGSRRLRGQVIGARRTAEELGRAFSGVPVRTSGGDDVLSTVPGGRSLVVATPGAEPVAAGGYGAALLLDGWALLGRADLRASEEALRRWMTAAALVREAGRVVVIADSSLAPVQALVRWDPVWHARQELAARQELGFPPAVRMATVDGSRDALATVLDDLHLPPSGEVLGPVPLDEDRERALVRVARTEGRALAAILSEVQSVRSARKEPEAVRVKLDPLEVL, encoded by the coding sequence GTGGCGGGCAAGGCTGGTACCAGGCGCGGGGAGCGGGTCCCCGCCGCCTCGCTGCCGGTTGCCCGCGTGTGCGTCGACGTGCCGCTGGCCCACCTCGACCGACCGTTCGACTACCAGGTGTCCACCGAGCAGGACGCGGACGCGGTGCCCGGCTGCCGGGTCCGGGTGCGGTTCGCGGGGCAGTTGGTGGACGGCTACCTGCTGGAGCGGGCGGAGTCGTCGGAGTACGGCCGGAAGCTCACGTTCCTGGACCGGGTGGTCTCGCCCGAGCCCGTGCTGTCGCCCGAGGTGGCGGAGCTGGCGCGGGCGGTGGCCGACCGGTACGCGGGGTCGTTGATCGACGTGCTGCGCATGGCGATCCCGCCCCGGCACGCGCGGGTGGAGGCCAAGCCGTCACCGGAACCGGCGCCGGTCCCGGTGGCACCGTCGGACGAGGGCTGGGCGCGGTACCCGCTCGGCCCCCGGCTGCTCGACGCACTGCGCTCCGGCCGGGCCGCCCGGGCGGTGTGGCAGGCGCTGCCCGCCGAGGACTGGCCGGCGCGGCTGGCCGAGGCGGTGGCGTCGGTCGCGAGCACCGGCAAGGGCGCGCTGGTGGTCGTGCCGGACCACCGCGACCTGGCCCGGCTGCACGAGGCGTGCGCGGCGCTCGTGGGCGAGGCGGGCGTGGTGACGCTGTCGGCCGACCTCGGGCCGTCCGAGCGGTACAAGCGGTGGCTGGCGGTGCGGCGGGGCTCGGTGCGGGTGGTGCTCGGCACGCGCGGGGCGTCGTTCGCGCCGGTGCACGACCTGGGCCTGGTCGCGGTGTGGGACGACGGCGACGACCTGCACGCCGAGCCCAGGATGCCGTACCCGAACGTGCGCGACGTGCTGGTGCAGCGCTCGCACCTGACCGGTGCCTCGTTCCTCGTCGGCGGTTTCGCGCGGACCGCCGAGGCCCAGCTGCTGGTGGACAGCGGGTGGGCGCACGAGGTGGTGGCGGCCCGCGACACGCTGCGCTCGGTGGCGCCGCGCGTGGCGGCCGTCGGCGACAACGACTGGCAGGAGGTGAAGGACCCGGCGGCGAGGTCGGCGCGGCTGCCGTCCATCGCGTTCGACGCGGCGCGCGCCGCGCTGTCGGCCGACACCCCGGTCCTGATCCAGGTGCCGCGCCGGGGTTACGTGCCCGCGCTGGCGTGCGGCCAGTGCCGGGCTCCGGCCCGCTGCCGCCGCTGCGCCGGGCCCCTGGCCCTGCCGGGCGGCACCCAGGACGGCGCGCCGCGACCGGCGTACTGCCGCTGGTGCGGTGCCACGGAGGCGGCGTACCGCTGCCCGAACTGCGGCTCGCGCCGGCTGCGCGGCCAGGTGATCGGCGCCCGCCGGACGGCCGAGGAGCTGGGCCGGGCGTTCAGCGGCGTCCCGGTCCGCACCTCGGGCGGCGACGACGTGCTGTCCACCGTCCCCGGCGGCCGGTCGTTGGTGGTGGCCACCCCCGGCGCCGAACCGGTCGCAGCCGGCGGCTACGGCGCCGCCCTGCTCCTGGACGGCTGGGCCCTGCTGGGCCGCGCCGACCTGCGCGCCTCCGAAGAGGCCCTGCGCCGCTGGATGACCGCCGCCGCCCTGGTGCGGGAGGCGGGCCGGGTGGTCGTGATCGCCGACTCGTCCCTGGCCCCGGTCCAGGCCCTGGTCCGCTGGGACCCGGTGTGGCACGCCAGGCAGGAGCTGGCGGCCAGGCAGGAACTGGGCTTCCCCCCGGCCGTGCGCATGGCCACGGTGGACGGCTCGCGCGATGCGCTGGCCACCGTCCTGGACGACCTGCACCTGCCCCCGAGCGGCGAGGTCCTGGGCCCGGTCCCCCTGGACGAGGACCGCGAACGGGCCCTGGTCCGCGTGGCCAGGACGGAAGGCCGCGCCCTGGCCGCGATCCTCAGCGAGGTCCAGTCGGTCCGCAGCGCGCGCAAGGAACCCGAGGCGGTCAGGGTAAAACTCGACCCGCTCGAAGTCCTCTGA
- the pyrF gene encoding orotidine-5'-phosphate decarboxylase, whose product MRFGQRLAAAVAEHGPLCVGIDPHPGLLASWGLPQDASGLERFALTCVEAFGGRVAVVKPQSAFFEAHGSKGVAVLERVISDLRGTGTLVLVDAKRGDIGSTMAAYAAAYLTEGSPLAGDAVTVSPYLGFGSLRPALEAAAASGRGIFALALTSNPEGSSVQRATGPDGRSVAQSIVDEAARANAGADPLGDVGLVVGATVGRLDLDLSDLHGPVLAPGFGAQGGTVEDLRELFGADLRGVLPTSSRDVLRHGPGTASLRSAADAVRRALEM is encoded by the coding sequence GTGAGGTTCGGGCAGCGCCTGGCCGCGGCCGTGGCCGAGCACGGGCCGCTGTGCGTCGGCATCGACCCCCACCCCGGCCTGCTGGCGTCCTGGGGCCTGCCCCAGGACGCCTCCGGGCTGGAGCGCTTCGCGCTCACCTGCGTCGAGGCGTTCGGGGGCCGGGTGGCGGTGGTGAAACCGCAGTCGGCGTTCTTCGAGGCGCACGGTTCGAAAGGCGTGGCGGTCCTGGAAAGGGTCATTTCCGACCTCCGGGGCACCGGCACGCTGGTCCTGGTGGACGCCAAGCGCGGCGACATCGGCTCGACCATGGCCGCCTACGCCGCGGCCTACCTCACCGAGGGCTCGCCCCTGGCCGGCGACGCGGTCACCGTGTCGCCGTACCTCGGGTTCGGCTCGCTGCGGCCCGCCCTGGAAGCGGCCGCCGCGAGCGGTCGCGGAATATTCGCACTCGCGTTGACTTCGAATCCCGAGGGATCCTCGGTGCAGCGCGCGACGGGTCCCGACGGGCGCTCGGTGGCGCAGTCGATCGTCGACGAGGCGGCCCGCGCGAACGCCGGCGCCGACCCCCTCGGCGACGTCGGCCTGGTCGTCGGCGCGACCGTCGGCCGGCTCGACCTCGACCTGTCTGACCTGCACGGACCCGTCCTGGCGCCCGGTTTCGGGGCCCAGGGCGGGACGGTCGAGGACCTGCGCGAGCTGTTCGGCGCGGACCTGCGCGGGGTGCTCCCGACGTCCTCCCGGGACGTGCTGCGGCACGGTCCGGGGACCGCATCCCTGCGGTCCGCGGCGGACGCCGTGCGGCGCGCTCTGGAGATGTGA
- the mihF gene encoding integration host factor, actinobacterial type, which produces MALPQLTEEQRAAALEKAAAARRARAELKERLKRGGTTLTDVLKAAESDEVLGKMKVSALLEALPGVGKVRAQQIMERLEIAPSRRLRGLGERQRKALLTEFSGE; this is translated from the coding sequence GTGGCCCTTCCCCAGCTTACCGAGGAGCAGCGGGCCGCAGCGCTGGAGAAGGCTGCTGCCGCTCGTCGCGCTCGGGCTGAGCTCAAGGAGCGCCTCAAGCGTGGCGGCACGACCCTGACGGACGTGCTGAAGGCCGCCGAGAGCGACGAGGTCCTTGGCAAGATGAAGGTGTCCGCGCTGCTCGAAGCCCTTCCGGGCGTCGGCAAGGTTCGCGCGCAGCAGATCATGGAGCGCCTGGAGATCGCGCCGAGCCGTCGGCTGCGCGGCCTCGGTGAGCGGCAGCGCAAGGCGCTGCTCACCGAGTTCAGCGGCGAGTGA
- the gmk gene encoding guanylate kinase, which produces MSDGTGAGEGVRARPRLTVLSGPSGVGKSSVLAELRRRGPDIHFSVSVTTRRPRPGEVDGVHYHFVDAAEFRRMVDDGELLEHAEFAGNCYGTPRAPVERALASGKPSLLEIELQGARQVRAAMPGARLVMLAPPSWDDLVGRLTGRGTEDPAVVARRLEIAREELAAEPEFDDVVVNHDVGSAATSLLNLVVGPVPGTP; this is translated from the coding sequence GTGAGTGATGGCACCGGGGCGGGGGAGGGCGTGCGCGCCCGCCCCCGCCTCACCGTCCTGTCCGGGCCCTCGGGCGTCGGCAAGTCCAGCGTGCTCGCCGAGCTGCGCCGCAGGGGACCGGACATCCACTTCAGCGTCTCGGTGACCACCCGCAGGCCGAGGCCGGGCGAGGTCGACGGGGTGCACTACCACTTCGTCGACGCGGCGGAGTTCCGCCGCATGGTCGACGACGGCGAGCTGCTGGAGCACGCCGAGTTCGCGGGCAACTGCTACGGCACGCCCAGGGCGCCGGTCGAGCGCGCGCTGGCGTCCGGCAAGCCGTCCCTGCTGGAGATCGAGCTGCAGGGCGCGCGCCAGGTCCGGGCCGCGATGCCCGGGGCCCGGCTGGTCATGCTGGCCCCGCCCTCGTGGGACGACCTGGTCGGCAGGCTGACCGGCCGCGGCACCGAGGACCCCGCCGTGGTGGCCCGCCGGCTGGAGATCGCCCGCGAGGAGCTGGCGGCCGAACCCGAGTTCGACGACGTCGTGGTGAACCACGACGTCGGGTCCGCCGCCACGAGCTTGCTAAACTTGGTGGTCGGCCCTGTGCCCGGCACGCCCTGA
- the coaBC gene encoding bifunctional phosphopantothenoylcysteine decarboxylase/phosphopantothenate--cysteine ligase CoaBC — MTEAAEAPDRPRVVLGVGGGIAAYKACEVLRRLTESGHSVRVVPTDGALKFVGAATFEALSGQPVRAGVFEDVPSVPHVKLGQTADLVVVAPATANLIAKAAHGLADDLLTNTLLTARCPVLLVPAMHTEMWEHPATRANVALLRSRGVVVAEPASGRLTGRDTGKGRLPEPAEIVDLARLLLAAPDALPRDLEGLHVAVSAGGTREPLDPVRYLGNRSSGRQGWALARVAAQRGARVTLVAAHTADLATPAGVDLVRVGSAEQLRVAMHEVAASADVVVMAAAVADFRPVATAGHKIKKTDRDPEPVALTRNADILAELVTARRSGQVVVGFAAETGDEGADVLEYGRAKLKRKGCDWLVVNAVGDGKAFEVEDNSGWLLSADGTETPVPHGSKAQLASAVWDAISSSLKGRGTSGDAG; from the coding sequence GTGACCGAGGCCGCCGAGGCCCCCGACCGCCCCCGGGTCGTCCTCGGGGTGGGTGGGGGCATCGCCGCCTACAAGGCGTGCGAGGTGCTGCGCCGGCTCACCGAGTCCGGCCACTCCGTGCGCGTCGTGCCCACCGACGGGGCGTTGAAGTTCGTCGGCGCGGCCACCTTCGAGGCGCTGTCCGGCCAGCCGGTGCGGGCCGGGGTGTTCGAGGACGTCCCGTCGGTGCCGCACGTGAAGCTGGGGCAGACCGCCGACCTGGTCGTCGTGGCGCCCGCCACGGCCAACCTGATCGCCAAGGCCGCCCACGGCCTGGCCGACGACCTGCTCACCAACACGCTGCTGACCGCGCGCTGCCCGGTCCTGCTCGTGCCCGCGATGCACACCGAGATGTGGGAGCACCCGGCCACCCGGGCCAACGTGGCGCTGCTGCGCTCGCGCGGCGTCGTGGTGGCCGAGCCCGCCAGCGGGCGGCTGACCGGCCGCGACACCGGCAAGGGCCGGCTGCCCGAGCCCGCCGAGATCGTCGACCTGGCCCGGCTGCTGCTCGCCGCGCCCGACGCGCTGCCGCGCGACCTGGAGGGCCTGCACGTCGCCGTGTCCGCGGGCGGCACCCGCGAACCGCTCGACCCGGTGCGCTACCTGGGCAACCGCTCGTCCGGCAGGCAGGGCTGGGCCCTGGCCCGGGTCGCCGCCCAGCGCGGCGCGCGCGTGACGCTCGTCGCCGCGCACACCGCGGACCTGGCCACGCCCGCCGGGGTGGACCTGGTGCGGGTCGGGTCGGCCGAGCAGCTGCGCGTCGCCATGCACGAGGTGGCGGCGTCGGCGGACGTGGTGGTGATGGCCGCGGCCGTGGCGGACTTCCGGCCGGTGGCCACCGCCGGGCACAAGATCAAGAAGACGGATCGGGACCCCGAACCCGTCGCGCTCACCCGCAACGCCGACATCCTCGCCGAGCTGGTCACCGCCCGGCGGTCCGGCCAGGTGGTGGTCGGTTTCGCCGCCGAGACCGGTGACGAGGGCGCCGACGTGCTGGAGTACGGTCGCGCCAAGCTCAAGCGCAAGGGCTGCGACTGGCTGGTGGTCAACGCCGTCGGCGACGGCAAGGCGTTCGAGGTCGAGGACAACTCCGGCTGGCTGCTCTCCGCCGACGGCACCGAGACCCCCGTGCCGCACGGCTCGAAGGCACAACTGGCGTCCGCTGTGTGGGACGCCATTTCCTCCTCGCTGAAAGGCCGGGGGACCAGCGGCGACGCTGGGTAA
- a CDS encoding RNA polymerase sigma factor, which translates to MIGASTNRPGAPPLPGTDADLWRRGDRAAFAALFDRHAEAVWNHAYRLTASWSLAEDLTSATFLAAWRRRAEVTLVRDSALPWLYAVAGNLARTEFRRAGRFRRALQRASDPEVVPDHAESVIASVDDDRALRRVLDVVARLPRAEREAVELCLLGELSTAEAAEVLGVAEVSVRSRISRARARLRAAEEGR; encoded by the coding sequence ATGATCGGTGCGTCGACGAACCGGCCGGGGGCGCCGCCGTTACCCGGCACCGATGCGGACCTGTGGCGGCGCGGGGACCGGGCCGCCTTCGCCGCGCTGTTCGACCGGCACGCCGAGGCGGTGTGGAACCACGCCTACCGGCTGACCGCCTCGTGGTCGCTGGCCGAGGACCTGACCTCGGCCACGTTCCTGGCCGCGTGGCGGCGGCGGGCCGAGGTGACGCTGGTCCGCGACAGCGCCCTGCCCTGGCTGTACGCGGTGGCGGGGAACCTGGCGCGCACCGAGTTCCGGCGGGCGGGTCGGTTCCGGCGGGCGTTGCAGCGGGCGTCCGACCCCGAGGTGGTGCCCGACCACGCCGAGAGCGTCATCGCGTCCGTGGACGACGACCGCGCGCTGCGGCGGGTCCTGGACGTGGTGGCCCGACTGCCCAGGGCCGAGCGGGAGGCGGTGGAGCTGTGCCTGCTGGGCGAGCTGTCCACCGCCGAGGCCGCGGAGGTGCTGGGGGTCGCCGAGGTGAGCGTGCGTTCGCGGATCTCCCGGGCCAGGGCCCGGCTGCGCGCCGCGGAGGAGGGACGATGA
- the ggt gene encoding gamma-glutamyltransferase: MLRSTVASALASLLLVPLLPATANATANATAEAPRVPEAVGSGGVVASVDPDASQIGVDILRRGGNAVDAAVAVAAALGVTDPFSAGIGGGGFFVHYDARTHQISTVDGRETAPAAADADLFVENGAAIPFAEAVTSGLSVGVPGTPKTWEQALRRWGTFSLDRVVKPAEDLARRGFTVDATFNRQVTENAARFADFTSTRALYLPDGTPPAIGSTFRNPDLADTYRELRRKGIDEFYRGAVAQDLVKAVRQPPVVAGATRVVRPGEMTAADLRGYTAERREPTRVRYRGLDIYGMAPPSSGGTTVGEALNVLETTDLAGETPTQYLHRFLEASRLSFADRNRWVGDPAQNDVPTRELLSQRFADSRACLIDPNKALTSPVAPGDPRNPTPCATAGEPAATPYEGTDTTHITVADRWGNVVAYTLTIEQEGGSGIVVPGRGFLLNNELTDFSFTPVTPGVPDPNLPGPAKRPRSSMTPTIVLDHGKPVLALGSPGGASIITTVLHVLTQRLDRDVPLVQAIAAPRASQRNTASTQAEPAFLATPEAAALQALGHRFTQTTDIGAVTAVERLPDGRWRAAAETSRRGGGAARAVWPSR, translated from the coding sequence ATGCTCCGGTCGACTGTCGCCAGCGCCCTCGCATCCCTCCTCCTCGTCCCACTCCTGCCCGCCACCGCGAACGCCACCGCGAACGCCACCGCCGAGGCGCCCCGCGTGCCCGAAGCCGTCGGCAGCGGCGGGGTGGTGGCCAGCGTCGACCCCGACGCCTCGCAGATCGGCGTCGACATCCTGCGCCGAGGCGGGAACGCGGTGGACGCCGCGGTCGCCGTCGCCGCCGCGCTGGGGGTCACCGACCCGTTCTCCGCGGGCATCGGCGGCGGCGGGTTCTTCGTCCACTACGACGCCCGCACCCATCAGATCTCCACTGTGGACGGTCGGGAGACCGCGCCCGCCGCGGCCGACGCGGACCTGTTCGTGGAGAACGGCGCGGCGATCCCGTTCGCGGAGGCCGTCACCAGCGGGTTGTCGGTCGGGGTCCCGGGCACGCCGAAGACCTGGGAGCAGGCGCTGCGGCGGTGGGGCACCTTCTCCCTGGACCGCGTCGTCAAGCCGGCCGAGGACCTCGCCCGGCGCGGCTTCACCGTCGACGCCACCTTCAACCGCCAGGTCACCGAGAACGCCGCCCGGTTCGCCGACTTCACCTCGACCCGCGCGCTGTACCTGCCCGACGGCACCCCGCCCGCGATCGGCAGCACGTTCCGCAACCCCGACCTTGCCGACACCTACCGCGAGCTGCGCCGGAAGGGCATCGACGAGTTCTACCGCGGCGCCGTCGCCCAGGACCTGGTCAAGGCCGTCCGGCAGCCACCGGTCGTCGCCGGCGCCACCCGCGTGGTCCGCCCCGGCGAGATGACCGCCGCCGACCTGCGCGGCTACACCGCCGAGCGCCGCGAGCCCACCCGCGTCCGCTACCGCGGCCTCGACATCTACGGCATGGCCCCGCCCTCGTCCGGCGGCACCACGGTCGGCGAGGCGCTCAACGTCCTGGAGACCACCGACCTCGCCGGCGAGACGCCCACCCAGTACCTGCACCGGTTCCTGGAGGCGAGCCGCCTGTCCTTCGCCGACCGCAACCGCTGGGTGGGCGACCCGGCGCAGAACGACGTGCCGACCCGCGAGCTGCTGTCGCAGCGCTTCGCCGACAGCCGCGCGTGCCTCATCGACCCGAACAAGGCCCTGACCAGCCCCGTCGCCCCGGGTGACCCGCGCAACCCGACCCCGTGCGCGACCGCGGGCGAACCCGCCGCCACCCCGTACGAGGGCACGGACACCACCCACATCACCGTCGCCGACCGCTGGGGCAACGTCGTCGCCTACACGCTGACCATCGAGCAGGAGGGCGGCAGCGGCATCGTCGTCCCCGGCCGCGGCTTCCTGCTCAACAACGAGCTGACGGACTTCTCGTTCACCCCGGTCACCCCGGGCGTCCCCGACCCGAACCTCCCCGGTCCCGCCAAGCGCCCGCGCTCGTCGATGACGCCGACCATCGTCCTGGACCACGGCAAGCCGGTCCTGGCCCTCGGTTCCCCCGGCGGCGCGAGCATCATCACCACGGTCCTGCACGTGCTCACCCAGCGCCTGGACCGCGACGTGCCCCTCGTCCAGGCCATCGCCGCCCCGCGGGCCTCCCAGCGCAACACCGCGAGCACCCAGGCCGAACCCGCGTTCCTGGCCACCCCGGAGGCAGCGGCCCTGCAAGCCCTGGGCCACCGCTTCACCCAGACCACCGACATCGGCGCCGTGACCGCGGTCGAACGCCTCCCCGACGGCCGCTGGCGCGCCGCGGCCGAGACCAGCAGGCGAGGAGGAGGCGCGGCCCGCGCCGTCTGGCCGTCCCGCTGA